One Etheostoma cragini isolate CJK2018 chromosome 19, CSU_Ecrag_1.0, whole genome shotgun sequence DNA segment encodes these proteins:
- the LOC117935247 gene encoding GATA zinc finger domain-containing protein 15-like, translating into MLDQQRNCCNNNSSTNNSCIYNCCINNSCNNNSAICNNRIYNCFTNNGSPNNSSTYYSRRYYSSTNNSCIYNCRINNSRINNSRIYNSGTYNNRIHNCFTNNGSPNNSRRYDSSTYNCHSNNSSPYYCSTNNSRIYNCSINNSSSYDSSTYNSSIYNSCTYDSCSYNTSNYNCWTNNGSTNNSSSYNISPYNCPSNNSSTYNSSTNNSRTYNSTTNNSSPYNSSPYNSSTYYSSTNNSCIYNYRINNSRINNSRNNNSSTYYSCSYNSGTSNCCTNNGSTYNSGTDHSSTNNSSTYNCCTYDSQGVLQICSKHIYKRLAESIIHSF; encoded by the exons ATGCTGGACCAACaacg caactgctgcaacaacaacagcagcaccaacaacagttgCATCTACAACTGCTGCATCAACAACagctgcaacaacaacagcgcCATCTGCAACAACCGCATCTACAACTGCTTCACCAACAACGGCAGccccaacaacagcagcacctactACAGCCGCAGGTActacagcagcaccaacaacagttgCATCTACAACTGCCGCATCAACAACAGCCGCATCAACAACAGCCGCATCTACAACAGCGGCACCTACAACAACCGCATCCACAACTGCTTCACCAACAACGGCAGCCCCAACAACAGCCGCCGCTACGacagcagcacctacaactgccactccaacaacagcagcccctactactgcagcaccaacaacagccgcatcTACAACTgcagcatcaacaacagcagctcttacgacagcagcacctacaacagcagcatctacaacagctgcacctacgACAGCTGCAGCTACAACACTAGCAACTACAACTGCTGGACCAACAACGGCAGCACGAACAACAGCAGCTCCTACAACATCAGTCCCTACAACTGCcccagcaacaacagcagcacttacaacagcagcaccaacaacagccgcacctataATAGCACTACCAACAACAGCAGTCCCTACAACAGCAGCCCTTACAACAGCAGCACTTActacagcagcaccaacaacagttgCATCTACAACTACCGCATCAACAACAGCCGCATCAACAACAGccgcaacaacaacagcagcacctactACAGCTGCAGCTACAACAGTGGCACCAGCaactgctgcaccaacaacgGCAGCACCTACAACAGTGGCACCGACCACAGCAGCactaacaacagcagcacctacaactgctgcacctacgACAGCCAGGGTGTCCTTCAGATCTGTTcaaagcacatttacaaacgACTTGCTGAATCCATCATCCACAGCTTTTAA
- the LOC117934689 gene encoding N-acyl-aromatic-L-amino acid amidohydrolase (carboxylate-forming) B-like codes for MEVDEVVCLPRLPRVAVCGGTHGNELSGVYLVREMLKEEKKVMEKEEGEPLSVLMVLSNPRAMQQCRRYTDTDLNRCFTHAKLNGPIPDDAPYEIIRSRELNAMLGPKGNPEAVDLVCDLHNTTANMGLCFIAYSDCDWICLHIFRHLQKQMPDVPMRYIHFDISNKESYSLDSVGKHGFAMEIGPQPHGVVRSNIYTTMEVGVQHMLDWVRIFNSGTVFEGGCVNVFTLIKHIDYPRDSETQNITAAIHPQVQDRDFCLLHAEDPLFQTFSGETLRYKGNEPLYPFFINECAYYEKGIALSLARKRRVMIPAIRVQTEQQQQPNEKEFASEEEE; via the exons ATGGAGGTAGACGAGGTGGTGTGTTTGCCAAGGTTGCCCCGGGTCGCTGTGTGCGGCGGTACACATGGCAACGAGCTGTCTGGGGTGTACTTAGTGAGAGAGATGCtgaaggaagagaagaaagtgatggagaaagaggagggagaacCCCTGTCAGTGCTTATGGTGCTGTCAAACCCACGGGCCATGCAGCAGTGCCGCAGATACACCGACACGGACCTCAACCGCTGCTTCACCCACGCCAAGCTCAA TGGTCCCATACCAGATGATGCCCCCTACGAGATAATCAGATCCAGAGAACTGAACGCCATGCTGGGTCCAAAAGGAAATCCTGAGGCGGTTGATCTTGTTTGTGACCTCCACAACACCACTGCCAACATGGGCCTGTGCTTCATTGCGTACTCTGACTGTGACTGGATCTGCCTGCACATATTTAGACATCTGCAG AAGCAGATGCCAGATGTACCAATGAGGTACATCCATTTTGACATCTCTAATAAAGAATCATATTCCCTCGATTCAGTGGGAAAACATGGCTTtg CCATGGAGATCGGCCCACAGCCCCACGGTGTGGTGAGGTCAAACATCTATACAACAATGGAAGTTGGCGTGCAGCACATGCTCGATTGGGTCCGTATCTTCAACTCAG GTACTGTTTTTGAAGGaggatgtgtaaatgtgttcacTTTGATTAAACACATTGACTACCCAAGAGACAGTGAGACTCAAAACATCACAGCAGCCATTCATCCTCAAGTCCAG GACCGAGACTTCTGCCTGCTACACGCTGAAGACCCACTGTTCCAGACTTTCTCAGGTGAAACTCTGAGATATAAAGGCAATGAACCTCTTTATCCTTTCTTCATCAATGAATGTGCATATTATGAAAAGGGCATTGCTCTCTCCCTGGCAAGGAAAAGGCGTGTTATGATTCCTGCAATCCGGGTGCAGACGGAGCAACAGCAACAACCTAACGAGAAGGAATTTGCATCAGAAGAAGAGGAGTGA
- the LOC117934691 gene encoding claudin domain-containing protein 1-like: MVDNRYATALVIACVLSILATVYLSVAIGTQHWYQYSSPTVRGEANVSEVRSMYEEFMDGEFDEKTYSDTLFRLNGTVGLWWRCVLVPANAQWYKEPDVKVMLECRSFTLLQQFTPKYKEPGNHNSGEDMLRTYLWRCQFLLPLVSLALVVLAALTGFCACLCQSLTPTLGIGVLHLLAGLCTLATVCCYLAGMDLLHRVSMLPDKVDGSLGWSLYLALISSPLHMMAAALLVWAARSHSQNYYRMTAYRVA; this comes from the exons ATGGTTGACAACCGCTACGCTACAGCTCTGGTCATCGCCTGTGTGCTGAGCATACTGGCCACCGTGTATCTTTCGGTGGCCATCGGGACGCAGCACTGGTACCAGTACAGCAGCCCCACCGTGCGCGGAGAGGCCAACGTGTCTGAGGTGCGCTCCATGTATGAGGAGTTCATGGACGGGGAGTTTGATGAGAAAACCTACAGCGACACCCTGTTCCGCCTCAACGGGACTGTGGGCCTCTGGTGGAGGTGTGTGCTCGTTCCTGCCAACGCACAATGGTACAAAGAGCCAG ATGTCAAGGTTATGCTAGAGTGTCGAAGCTTCACTCTACTTCAGCAGTTCACTCCAAAGTACAAAGAACCAGGCAACCACAACAGTGGAGAAGACATGCTGCGCACAT ACTTGTGGAGGTGCCAGTTTCTGCTGCCACTGGTGTCCTTGGCTCTGGTGGTGTTGGCAGCCCTGACTGGGTTTTGTGCCTGCCTCTGCCAAAGTCTCACACCCACCCTTGGCATAGGAGTACTTCACCTGCTGGCTG GCCTCTGCACCTTAGCCACAGTGTGCTGCTACCTGGCGGGAATGGACCTGCTCCACAGGGTGTCGATGCTGCCTGATAAGGTGGATGGCTCTCTGGGCTGGTCCCTCTACTTGGCCCTCATTTCCTCCCCGCTCCACATGATGGCCGCTGCCCTTCTGGTGTGGGCAGCACGCAGCCACAGTCAGAACTACTACCGTATGACCGCCTACAGGGTGGCATAG